The Apium graveolens cultivar Ventura chromosome 10, ASM990537v1, whole genome shotgun sequence nucleotide sequence AGTTATTCTATTTTAGTATTTTACTCTTATAGCACCATTTTTTTGCCTGTCTAACAAAGTAGAAAGTACAAAATAGAAAAATATTCACGCACACAAAGTATCTATTCCCAGCGTAAATTGTCTTTCAAATTTGCACATATTCACCATCtcggaaaataaaaaaaatacgaAATTCATACATTTTCTTCTAAAGTGTTCCCATTAATCAATTTACTCTCTCGTTTCCAAAATATCCATCAATTTCCATTTTTTAGGTGAATTAAACATGGAGTTCTATTAATTATTTTCCAATTTTAtcgtaaataaaaattcaaaattttatttataaattatttttttataaaattatttaagtTTGAAGTAACTGGGGAAGTGAGGACTAAGAAAGATATGTTATATGCATTTTATCTGTAAATGTATTTTAGTTTCCCAAGATTATAAACCCCATACTGGCACCTCGGGAATAACGAAAAAATCTCAGTAACCTTGGGACTTGGGAGAGCTATATCTCCATGGACAAAAATCAAGAAACCATGAAAAAGAATAACATGTCTACTAAAATTGTGACTACCGCAAATGGAGGAGGTCTATCAGGAATTATTCTGTTATGTGGTGCATTGGCCTCTGCTGCTTTTGTTTCGACATTTGCATTCAAATTCAAACAAAAATTTAACAAGCCTTCCAAGGTGGTAAACAAAGATTCTGGTAAATTTTTAGTAGATGAAGGTCTTTCTTTTCTTGTTTCTGATTCTTTGTCACCTCGACTCCATTATCGTCCCAGGGCCTGTAATGTTAAAGTTTATAGTTTTCTTATAATTTTTTATGTTGTTGATAGTTTGTTTATTAGTACATGTTTTGATTGTTACAGCAATGGCACAGAGAGTGAAATTGTCTCCGGGGAAACTGCGATTTTGGTAAATTCGGAGTTTTTATTATGTTATGTTGTTTTGAATACCTACGGTGTTAGTAGAATGACTATATCTGTGTCGAATTGAATATTTGAGAATATTATTGGTACCGCTGAACTCATGATCATATAACATGTGTGCTGAATTAGACAAGTCCAAATTTTTTAGAAGTTTTTGTGTTAAATATGCAGGATGAGACTAGAGAAGTTAATAGTGAAAAAGATGAAGAATTTGATGTTGTGAACAAAGCAAGGGAAGGTCTCTTGTGTGATGAATCTGGTGTTATGGAGGAGATCTCAGTTCTAGTTGCTAATGGTTCGCTACTTCTGGAATCAGGTGAAATGAAGGATTATGGCCTATTAGAAGAAAATGCAGTACTAAAAGTTGATTATAAAATCATGATGGCTGATTCGGATAAGGTAGGTGTTGTAGTCGATGATCAAAACATTCAGCTTATAGAAGATGAGGTATGTGATGGAAGTGGAAAGAAAATTTACGGAAATAATAAACTGGATGATCAAGCAGATGTGATAGAACGTATGCCTGCTGAGAAATGTAACGAAACTAGAGAGGACGTATTTGTTGAGGTACCTCAGTCTGGGCAACTTGGAATTGATTATGATTATCATAAGCCTGGGGATGAATGTGATGGAAATGGACAGATTCTTGTGGAGAAAAGGGAAGAACTGGTTGAAGCAGCTGTGGTGGATAAGATCAGAGCAGATAATAATCGATATAAAGGAGGGGAAGAATCTGATGATGATATGGAGGATACAAATGAAAAAGGTGAAGTATTGGTAGGAAATGCTGCTGCAAATTGGATACAATTGAGTGAAGAATTAGAGTCTTCTACCATGTATGGAGGTCAAGATATTATGTGCTCCGATGGTACAATTATTGATGGACTTGAAAATTGTACTTGTTATGTGAGGAAGGCAGATTTGTTGTCGGAGATGGACATTTCATCATTGCTCAAACCTGCAGATCATGACCATGTTGAGAGCCAGTTAGTCATTGAAGATAGGGAGATATTGGAAGGGAAGGAAGCAAATGAGACAGAAGATCGTACTCAAGTTGATGAAAGGGGACAGACACTCTTGGTGAAAGCAAATGATGATAACAAGATTTACAGAAGAATTACCAATGATAAATCTGAGGATGCCGATGAGATTGGAGTAATTACTGATCAACAAATGCAACCATGCGAGGAATACCAAAAGGACCAGATCAACGAGGATCAGAAGTATAGTTCCGTGGAGTCTTTACCTGATACCAATTCATTTCAGTGTAATGGATGCGAAGAACAAGAATTCTCCTTCCCACTGCTTGACAGCCCACCTTATTTTAATTTCGGAAACTTGATCAAGAATGACTCTTCAAAAACAGCTTTATCTGTGGATGTCAAGCCATTAATTCAATCAGCAAAGAATGATGAAATGAAGAGATTTAGTGATGGTAGTGAGAATGATGCTGTGGGAGGGGAAGAAACACCGGAGACAGGTGTAGTGGATATTGGTCAGCAAACAGAGCTGAGTGAACTGAACAATTTTAATAATGGCAGCAAAATAGACAAGGAAGCACTTGAGATGATGATACAAACAGAGAACTTTGAATTAGAAAATAATCAGCAATCACCATTAAATGGAGATAA carries:
- the LOC141689076 gene encoding uncharacterized protein LOC141689076 isoform X1 — its product is MDKNQETMKKNNMSTKIVTTANGGGLSGIILLCGALASAAFVSTFAFKFKQKFNKPSKVVNKDSGKFLVDEGLSFLVSDSLSPRLHYRPRACNVKVYSFLIIFYVVDSLFISTCFDCYSNGTESEIVSGETAILDETREVNSEKDEEFDVVNKAREGLLCDESGVMEEISVLVANGSLLLESGEMKDYGLLEENAVLKVDYKIMMADSDKVGVVVDDQNIQLIEDEVCDGSGKKIYGNNKLDDQADVIERMPAEKCNETREDVFVEVPQSGQLGIDYDYHKPGDECDGNGQILVEKREELVEAAVVDKIRADNNRYKGGEESDDDMEDTNEKGEVLVGNAAANWIQLSEELESSTMYGGQDIMCSDGTIIDGLENCTCYVRKADLLSEMDISSLLKPADHDHVESQLVIEDREILEGKEANETEDRTQVDERGQTLLVKANDDNKIYRRITNDKSEDADEIGVITDQQMQPCEEYQKDQINEDQKYSSVESLPDTNSFQCNGCEEQEFSFPLLDSPPYFNFGNLIKNDSSKTALSVDVKPLIQSAKNDEMKRFSDGSENDAVGGEETPETGVVDIGQQTELSELNNFNNGSKIDKEALEMMIQTENFELENNQQSPLNGDNNYGNNVNREEEINGDFAEEDEEENSDNDEEDSVDGSSETTRDSSLDSNAEAIWPVESVQELLEKVIDRVHANNHNYMEIERVDSNVNFNRRKLEEEVKENFDMDFSNKFTAEITTPRQPTNFLSLKYLFLSLMVPFLLVLWLLSSQLSGSLKNKIY
- the LOC141689076 gene encoding uncharacterized protein LOC141689076 isoform X2 — protein: MEEVYQELFCYVVHWPLLLLFRHLHSNSNKNLTSLPSNGTESEIVSGETAILDETREVNSEKDEEFDVVNKAREGLLCDESGVMEEISVLVANGSLLLESGEMKDYGLLEENAVLKVDYKIMMADSDKVGVVVDDQNIQLIEDEVCDGSGKKIYGNNKLDDQADVIERMPAEKCNETREDVFVEVPQSGQLGIDYDYHKPGDECDGNGQILVEKREELVEAAVVDKIRADNNRYKGGEESDDDMEDTNEKGEVLVGNAAANWIQLSEELESSTMYGGQDIMCSDGTIIDGLENCTCYVRKADLLSEMDISSLLKPADHDHVESQLVIEDREILEGKEANETEDRTQVDERGQTLLVKANDDNKIYRRITNDKSEDADEIGVITDQQMQPCEEYQKDQINEDQKYSSVESLPDTNSFQCNGCEEQEFSFPLLDSPPYFNFGNLIKNDSSKTALSVDVKPLIQSAKNDEMKRFSDGSENDAVGGEETPETGVVDIGQQTELSELNNFNNGSKIDKEALEMMIQTENFELENNQQSPLNGDNNYGNNVNREEEINGDFAEEDEEENSDNDEEDSVDGSSETTRDSSLDSNAEAIWPVESVQELLEKVIDRVHANNHNYMEIERVDSNVNFNRRKLEEEVKENFDMDFSNKFTAEITTPRQPTNFLSLKYLFLSLMVPFLLVLWLLSSQLSGSLKNKIY
- the LOC141689076 gene encoding uncharacterized protein LOC141689076 isoform X3 — protein: MEEISVLVANGSLLLESGEMKDYGLLEENAVLKVDYKIMMADSDKVGVVVDDQNIQLIEDEVCDGSGKKIYGNNKLDDQADVIERMPAEKCNETREDVFVEVPQSGQLGIDYDYHKPGDECDGNGQILVEKREELVEAAVVDKIRADNNRYKGGEESDDDMEDTNEKGEVLVGNAAANWIQLSEELESSTMYGGQDIMCSDGTIIDGLENCTCYVRKADLLSEMDISSLLKPADHDHVESQLVIEDREILEGKEANETEDRTQVDERGQTLLVKANDDNKIYRRITNDKSEDADEIGVITDQQMQPCEEYQKDQINEDQKYSSVESLPDTNSFQCNGCEEQEFSFPLLDSPPYFNFGNLIKNDSSKTALSVDVKPLIQSAKNDEMKRFSDGSENDAVGGEETPETGVVDIGQQTELSELNNFNNGSKIDKEALEMMIQTENFELENNQQSPLNGDNNYGNNVNREEEINGDFAEEDEEENSDNDEEDSVDGSSETTRDSSLDSNAEAIWPVESVQELLEKVIDRVHANNHNYMEIERVDSNVNFNRRKLEEEVKENFDMDFSNKFTAEITTPRQPTNFLSLKYLFLSLMVPFLLVLWLLSSQLSGSLKNKIY